A segment of the Desulfovibrio sp. Huiquan2017 genome:
ACGATAGGCCATTGTCCCTGGTGAGTCAAAGTGTTTTTATTCCTTAAACAAGCGTTTCAGCGGCTTCCCGGGCCATTCCGGGCCCTTTTCGCCACATTGGCCAAGGACTGTTTCGCGACTGTGTGCGATACTGTTTCGAAGAGACGGAATCCCGCTTTGACTTCGTCTTCGATTCCCTGCACTATGCGCCATCCCAACAAGGCGGCAGCGGTGATGAGCCACGACTTTCCGAACATACGAACCCTGGCCGAGGCCATGGGCGCTCTGGCCGAAGGGCGCGCGCCGAATGACGGCCCCGACACAGGAGAAGCAGCCACGGAATTCATGGCGTGGTGTGACCGCACCCCGCGCCCAACCCAGGCCGAAGCCGTTCCCCTGGCCGAAGCCGTCCTGGCCTTGTATCGCCTGGCCGCCGACTCCGGCGACATCCACACCATCCAAACCTGCCTCCAGGCCCTGGTCCGCTCGGGACGCTTTGGGCGGACCCTGTGCGCCCGGCTGATCGCCGCCCGAAACGCGCCCCTGGCCCGGCTGGCCCCCAAGGTGGCGGCCTGGCCCGCCCGGGACAGGCTGGGGCTGGCTCACGAGATGCTTCGGGACTTTCCCGGCGACAAGGATAAGGAAACCCTGGCCTGGCTGGAGGACCTGCTCAAACCGCTCATGGGCACGGCCCCCGAGGAACTGGCCCCGTTCGTGGCAAGATTGGGCGAACAGGGCGAGGTCCTGGCCTTCCCGGTCCGACAGGTCATCGCGGGCGGGCTGTTCGGGCGGTTCATCGACTCCCGCCTGACCAACGGCGCGGAGGGGCGCGACCTGGAACAACTCTGCCGGGTCATCCGGGGAATGGCCGACGCGGCGTATGCCGAAGGTCTGGCCACGGCCGTGGACAAAGGACGAATCAAGGCGGATATCGCGGTCCTGCGGACCATCGCGGACGTGAGCGAGGCGGGCAACAAAACCATTCTCGGCATGTTGCTCAAGATTCTGCCCAAGGCTGACGCCCGGCTGGCCGGAGCGTGTCTGGACGCGCTCATCAGCCAGGACCACCCCGCCATGGGCAAGCTGCTCGCCACGATCCACTCGCGCATGCCGGGCCTCCGCGCGGTCGCCGTGTCCCGCGCCCCGCTGCTCGGGGACATCGCCCTCGTCCAGTACCTGGCCGCCCTGCCCGAGGACCGCCGCGACGAGGCCCTGCTGGAGATGTTCGGCGTGCTCGAAACCATCGCCCCGGACTTCGTGCGCAACGCGACCGGAGCCTGCCCGCCCAGAGGAATCGGTTCCCCCCGGGCCCATGAAACCCCGCCGCCCGCTTCGCCACGGAGGGATGCGTCCGAAACGGCCGGAACCGGCTTCTTCAAAGGATTGTTCAAGGCCAGACCAAAGACTCTTCAGGACATGCTGCCCAAGTCCACCAATGTTCGCGACATGGCCCTGTCCGGCTCCTCGGTGGACGGCGAACAACTGACGAACCGCAACCTGACCGGCCTGACATTGGCATGGTCCGTCTTTGCGCATACCCGGTTCTCCCGTGGCAAGGTGGCCGACACCGACCTGACCGGCGGCATCTTTCGCGACTGCGAGTTGTCGGACACCGAATTCCGGGGAGTCCGCTTCAACGGCGCGGAGTTCGCCTCCACCCGGTTCGAGGGGTGCGTGTTCACGGACTGCGTCTTCACCGAAGCATTCTTCTCGAACTGCGTCTTCGAGGCGTGCCGTTTCCGGACCTCAGTCTTCAGCGGCGCCAGCCTGCGCGACACCCGGCTGACGGGCACGGATCTGACCACCTGCACCCTGGCGGGCTGCTCCCTGCACGGCTGCACCGTCCGCTCCTCCCGCTTCCAGGCGTGCGACCTGTCCTTCGCCGAATTCATCGGCGACGACTTCCAGGGTGTGGAGCTGCGCGAAAGCTGCCTGCACGCCCTGTACATCCGGGACTGCAACCTGCTGTCCATGGAGCTGCCCGCCTCGCCCATGACCCGGTCCGTAATCAAGAACTCCGACGCCGGCCACCCGCAGTTCCTGGCCAACCGCCTCCGCCAGATGACCATTTTCGCCCGGGAGGCGGGAAAGAGCGCCACGCCCGGAAACGGCAAGACCGACACCTTCACGGCCCGCAAGGCGCTCACTGCGTGGTCCCGGGAGCTGACCTTCATGCGCCGGGAACGGCGCATGCTCGACAACAACCGTCAGCGCATGCACCGGGCCATGGATGCCCTGTCCCGCGACCAGCAGGCCTTCCTGCGAATGCTCCCCCTGCTGCTGAACAGCGATGTATTCGAGCGCCGCTATAATTTCGGCAACATCCCCTCCTGCCAGGTCTGGGGCTACCATCCCGGCCTGACCGAGTTGGAACTGGTACGCGACCGGATGGGCGTGGAGCCCGAGTTCGCCACCTCGGCCGAGGTGCGCATCCTGGCGGTCTATGCCATGGGCAGCCTGGGCACCGTGGCCCAGACGTCGAGTTCGGACCTGGATTGCTGGGTCTGCCACGACGGCGACCTGACCGTGGCTGCGGAACACGGCCTGACGCGCAAGCTCAATGCCATGGCCCTGTGGGCGGACGACGAATACGGCCTGGAAGTCCACTTCTATCCCATGCGCATGGACGACGTGCGCGAAAACCGCTTCCTGTCCGGAGACGAGGAAAGCTCGGGCTCGGCCCAGGCCCTGTTGTTGAAAGAGGAATTCTACCGCACGGCGCTGAAGTTGGCGGGCAAGAACATCGCATGGTGGGTCACCCCGGCCGGAGCCAGGATCAAGGCCTACGAGGCGTGCATCCGCGCGGCACGGCGCTATCCCCTATGCGGCAAGCCGCGCCTGGAAGACTTCGGGCACCTGACCGAAGTGCCGCCGAGCGAATATTTCGGCGGGTCCCTGTGGCAGATGGTCAAAGCCGCGCACTCGCCCTTCAAATCCGTGCTCAAACTCGGCCTGCTCGAAACCTACGCCGCACCCGAAGCGTCCTCCCTCCCCCTGTGCGACCGCATCAAGCACAACCTGACCCGCAACCGCCAGGGCAAACTCGACACCGATCCGTACACCGCCCTTTACGCCACCCTGCACGACTACTATTCCGAGCGCGGGGAGGACAACACCGCGGCACTGCTCAAGGAGTCCTTCCGGCTCAAGACCAACCTTTCGAGCATCCCCCTGTTCATGAATCTGCCCACCCGACCCGAAGACGAATCCCTGCTCTCGGTCCTGTTCGGCTCGACCTACATGGAACCGGGCAGGCTGGCCGAGACGCACCGGACCTGGCCCTTCGAGAAATCCCTGCGCATGGGCTCGCACGTGCGCCGCTACATGGTGGACACTTACCGGCGCATCCAGGAAAGGTTGGCGGCCGACGGCCGGTCCGAGGGCAAGCCCAAGGCGCTGATCAACCCCGAGGACTTGACGCGCATGGGCCGGCGCATCGCGGCCAACTTCGCCCGCAAGCCCCACAAGATCATGCGCGTGCCGTTCATGGATACGCGGGAAAACGGCTTTCCCATCCTGCACTTCGCAGCGGAAAAGGCACCGGGCAAGCCGACCGCCTGGACCGTGCGCGGCGGCGAACGGGTGGAGGCCAAGCAATCCGCCGAGCATCTGCAACGGCTGCACCGCAACCATGACCCGGCACACCTGCTGGCCTGGCTGCTGGCCAACCGCATTTACGCTCCCAAAAGCCTGCTCCAGGCGGACCGGACCATCGCGCCCATCGCGCTGGCCGACCTGCAACGGCTCATGAGCGCCCTGCACGATTTTTTCCCGTTCGCCGAGACCTTCGAACCGGACATCAACGAGGGGCTGCGCGCCGAGACCGTGGAACGCGCCTTTTTCATCCTCAACCTGGCCGCCCCGCACGAGACCGGACGCATCGAACACGCCGCCGTGATCTATTCCACCAACTGGGGCGAGATGTTCTGCCGTACCTTTATCCGACCCGGACGAATATTTGAGCGCAACCCGGCGCGCTTCCTGGCGGAAAAAGCCGGGCAAGCCCTGGCCGAGACACCGCAATTGGGTCTGTTCATACCCAAAGGATCGCAATGCCGACGCATCAGTCTGACCTGAAATCGCCCTGCTGGGCCGTGATCTTTACCTCCGTACGCACGGACGCCGACCACGGCTATGCCGAAACCGCCGAGCGCATGATCGAACTGGCCCGGTCCATGCCCGGTTTCCTGGGCGCGGAGTCCGCCCGCGAGGAAATCGGCATCACCGTGTCCTATTGGGAGAGTCCGGAGGCCATCGAGGCGTGGCGCAACCACCCCGAGCATCGGGCCGCCCAAAAACGCGGCCGTGAGGAATGGTACGCCTCCTTCACCACCCGCGTCTGCCGGGTGGACCGCGAAAGCCGCTTTCCCTGATTCCGGTTTCCGATCTTCCTTTTTCGGCAATTCATCCGGAAATCGAACCCCTTCGGTATCGACAAACCGTAATGAATGATATATGCCAACTTTCCGTCGTTGCAGCATACATTTTTGTATTTTCATGCCGAATCCGACGTTTTCGCGGTTTGGTGAGCCAACTTCAAAGGGAATTCCATGCGCACACTCCTCATCCTGTCGGCCGCCTTCCTGTCGGCCTTTTTTCTGTCCACGCCCGTCCTGGCCGCCGACCCCGCCGTGGCCGCCGCCAATGCCGAACACTGGGGCCTGATGACCCTGATCCCGCCGCTCTTGGCCATCGCCCTGGCCTTCGCCAGCAAAAACGTGGTTCTGTCGCTGTTCATAGGCGTGTTCTCGGGCTGCTTCATGCTCGAACTCAAAGGGCTCGACGTGTACGGCGCCATGGTGGGAGGATTTCTGCACCTGTCCAGCCAGGTCCTGTCCTCCCTGGCCGACCCGTGGGATGCGGGCATCGTGCTCCAGGTACTGGCCATCGGCGGCCTCATCGCGCTCATCTCCAAGATGGGCGGAGCCCTGGCCATTGCCGAAGCCGTCTCCCGCTGGGCCAAGACGCCGCGTTCCTCCCAGTTGGCCGCATGGTGCATGGGCCTGTTCATCTTCTTCGACGACTACGCCAACTCCCTGACCGTGGGGCCGATCATGCGCCCGGTCACGGACCGCATGCGGGTCTCGCGCGAAAAGCTGGCCTTCATCATCGACGCCACGGCCGCGCCCATCGCGGGCATCGCGCTCATTTCCACCTGGGTGGCCTACGAAGTCGGCCTGATCCGCGACGGCTACCAAACCATCGGCGTTGCGAGCAACGCCTACGGCATCTTCGTCCAGACCATTCCCTACCGCTTCTACAACATCTACATCCTGCTCTTCATTCTCCTGGCCGTATGGCTCAAGCGTGATTTCGGCCCCATGTACACGGCCGAAATGCGCGCCCGGACCCATGGCAAGGTCCTTGCCGACAACGCCGTGCCCATGGCCTCGGACGAGGCCACCACGTTGGAGCCCGCTTCGCATGTAAAGCCGTCCGTCTGGAGCGCCATCCTGCCCATCGGCACCCTCATGGTCGCCGCGTTCCTGGGCTTCTACTTCAACGGCTACCAAAACCTCGACGACCCGGCCGTGCTCGCGGCGGTGAACGCCTCGCCCCTGTCCTTCACATCCATGCGCACCTGCTTCGGGGCCTCGGACGCCTCGGTGGTTCTTTTCCAGGCCGCCCTGCTCGCATCCATGGTGGCCATAGCCATGGCCGTGGCCAAGAAAATCATGCCGCTCAAGGACGCCATCGAGACTTTCGTCACGGGCATCAAGTCCATGAACATCACCGCCGTCATCCTGCTCCTGGCCTGGTCCCTGTCCGGCGTCATGAAGGAGCTGGGCACGGCCACGTATCTGGTGGGCGCGTTGTCCGACGCCCTGCCCGCCTACCTGCTGCCTTCCCTGATCTTCATCCTCGGCTCGATCATCTCTTTCGCCACGGGCACTTCCTACGGGACCATGGGCATTCTCATGCCCCTGACCATCCCCCTGGCCTTCGCCCTGAACCCGGCCCCGGAGTTCGTCATCCTGGCCGTAGGCTCGGTCCTGACCGGCGCCATCTTCGGCGACCACTGCTCGCCCATCTCGGACACGACCATCCTGTCCTCCATGGGCGCGGGTTGCGACCACATCGACCACGTGCGCACCCAGTTGACCTACGCCGTGGTCGTGGCCCTGCTCGCCATCGTCACCGGCTATCTCCCGGCCGGACTCGGCCTGCCCGTGATTCTGACCCTGCCGATGGGCATCCTGGCCACGGGCCTGGTCATCCGCTTTGCGGGCAAGAAGGTGGATGCCTGATCGACCAACCCAACAGATAAAACGAAACGCCCGGATCGGAAAACCGATCCGGGCGTTTTTTTCGCCGGGAACACACCGCGCTAAAAACGGCGGCAGTAATATTTGACGTCCACATCCATGAGCGGGACCGAATCCGGGACCTCGCTCTTCGCCACCTCGACGAACCCGGACTTCTCGTAGAACCGGTGGGCCGCCTTATACACGTCCACGGTACCGAGATAGATTGCGCGCACACCGTGGGCCTTCGCCTGATCGAGCAAGGTCCGCATGAGCCCTGCGGCCACGCCCCGAGCCTTGCCGCGCCAGGCTTTTTTCACGAACATCTTGCGCAGGGAGCAGACGCCGCCGCCCACATCCTTGAGAGCAAGAGTCCCGATGAGTTCGTCGCCCTCGAAAGCGAGCCAGAAATTGCCCGCGCCGTATTGGTAATACTCGGGGATTTCGCGCAAGTCCGGTTGTTTTTCGGCCGAAGTGGCCACGCCGAACTCGACCATCTGAATGGTGGTGATCAATTCGACGATGGCATCGACGTCATGCCCCGCGTACTCGACGATATGCATAATCTAGGACACCATGCGAGTTGCGATCCAGTCAAGGACCATGGTCGG
Coding sequences within it:
- a CDS encoding class I adenylate cyclase — protein: MSHDFPNIRTLAEAMGALAEGRAPNDGPDTGEAATEFMAWCDRTPRPTQAEAVPLAEAVLALYRLAADSGDIHTIQTCLQALVRSGRFGRTLCARLIAARNAPLARLAPKVAAWPARDRLGLAHEMLRDFPGDKDKETLAWLEDLLKPLMGTAPEELAPFVARLGEQGEVLAFPVRQVIAGGLFGRFIDSRLTNGAEGRDLEQLCRVIRGMADAAYAEGLATAVDKGRIKADIAVLRTIADVSEAGNKTILGMLLKILPKADARLAGACLDALISQDHPAMGKLLATIHSRMPGLRAVAVSRAPLLGDIALVQYLAALPEDRRDEALLEMFGVLETIAPDFVRNATGACPPRGIGSPRAHETPPPASPRRDASETAGTGFFKGLFKARPKTLQDMLPKSTNVRDMALSGSSVDGEQLTNRNLTGLTLAWSVFAHTRFSRGKVADTDLTGGIFRDCELSDTEFRGVRFNGAEFASTRFEGCVFTDCVFTEAFFSNCVFEACRFRTSVFSGASLRDTRLTGTDLTTCTLAGCSLHGCTVRSSRFQACDLSFAEFIGDDFQGVELRESCLHALYIRDCNLLSMELPASPMTRSVIKNSDAGHPQFLANRLRQMTIFAREAGKSATPGNGKTDTFTARKALTAWSRELTFMRRERRMLDNNRQRMHRAMDALSRDQQAFLRMLPLLLNSDVFERRYNFGNIPSCQVWGYHPGLTELELVRDRMGVEPEFATSAEVRILAVYAMGSLGTVAQTSSSDLDCWVCHDGDLTVAAEHGLTRKLNAMALWADDEYGLEVHFYPMRMDDVRENRFLSGDEESSGSAQALLLKEEFYRTALKLAGKNIAWWVTPAGARIKAYEACIRAARRYPLCGKPRLEDFGHLTEVPPSEYFGGSLWQMVKAAHSPFKSVLKLGLLETYAAPEASSLPLCDRIKHNLTRNRQGKLDTDPYTALYATLHDYYSERGEDNTAALLKESFRLKTNLSSIPLFMNLPTRPEDESLLSVLFGSTYMEPGRLAETHRTWPFEKSLRMGSHVRRYMVDTYRRIQERLAADGRSEGKPKALINPEDLTRMGRRIAANFARKPHKIMRVPFMDTRENGFPILHFAAEKAPGKPTAWTVRGGERVEAKQSAEHLQRLHRNHDPAHLLAWLLANRIYAPKSLLQADRTIAPIALADLQRLMSALHDFFPFAETFEPDINEGLRAETVERAFFILNLAAPHETGRIEHAAVIYSTNWGEMFCRTFIRPGRIFERNPARFLAEKAGQALAETPQLGLFIPKGSQCRRISLT
- a CDS encoding antibiotic biosynthesis monooxygenase, with protein sequence MPTHQSDLKSPCWAVIFTSVRTDADHGYAETAERMIELARSMPGFLGAESAREEIGITVSYWESPEAIEAWRNHPEHRAAQKRGREEWYASFTTRVCRVDRESRFP
- a CDS encoding Na+/H+ antiporter NhaC family protein translates to MRTLLILSAAFLSAFFLSTPVLAADPAVAAANAEHWGLMTLIPPLLAIALAFASKNVVLSLFIGVFSGCFMLELKGLDVYGAMVGGFLHLSSQVLSSLADPWDAGIVLQVLAIGGLIALISKMGGALAIAEAVSRWAKTPRSSQLAAWCMGLFIFFDDYANSLTVGPIMRPVTDRMRVSREKLAFIIDATAAPIAGIALISTWVAYEVGLIRDGYQTIGVASNAYGIFVQTIPYRFYNIYILLFILLAVWLKRDFGPMYTAEMRARTHGKVLADNAVPMASDEATTLEPASHVKPSVWSAILPIGTLMVAAFLGFYFNGYQNLDDPAVLAAVNASPLSFTSMRTCFGASDASVVLFQAALLASMVAIAMAVAKKIMPLKDAIETFVTGIKSMNITAVILLLAWSLSGVMKELGTATYLVGALSDALPAYLLPSLIFILGSIISFATGTSYGTMGILMPLTIPLAFALNPAPEFVILAVGSVLTGAIFGDHCSPISDTTILSSMGAGCDHIDHVRTQLTYAVVVALLAIVTGYLPAGLGLPVILTLPMGILATGLVIRFAGKKVDA
- a CDS encoding GNAT family N-acetyltransferase — its product is MHIVEYAGHDVDAIVELITTIQMVEFGVATSAEKQPDLREIPEYYQYGAGNFWLAFEGDELIGTLALKDVGGGVCSLRKMFVKKAWRGKARGVAAGLMRTLLDQAKAHGVRAIYLGTVDVYKAAHRFYEKSGFVEVAKSEVPDSVPLMDVDVKYYCRRF